One Oncorhynchus kisutch isolate 150728-3 linkage group LG11, Okis_V2, whole genome shotgun sequence genomic region harbors:
- the si:ch211-161h7.8 gene encoding thiosulfate:glutathione sulfurtransferase isoform X2 → MDDSVVSYKQLKNMLSTHNVQLFDVRNPDEFMAGRIPDSVNIPLSQLEESLKLSPEHFQLQFEVKAPGKDDDNLVFHCQKGRRSAEALAIARQLGFNRARHYQGGYSEWAAHEGK, encoded by the exons ATGGATG attCGGTGGTGAGCTACAAGCAGCTGAAGAACATGTTGTCCACTCACAACGTCCAGCTGTTTGATGTCCGCAACCCAGATGAGTTCATGGCTGGACGCATCCCGGACTCTGTAAACATCCCAT TGAGCCAGCTGGAGGAATCTCTAAAGCTGTCACCAGAGCACTTCCAGCTGCAGTTCGAGGTGAAGGCTCCTGGGAAAGATGATGACAACCTTGTGTTCCACTGCCAGAAGGGCCGGAGGAGCGCCGAAGCTCTAGCCATCGCCCGACAACTGGGCTTCAACAG gGCTCGGCACTATCAGGGGGGGTACAGTGAATGGGCCGCACATGAGGGAAAGTGA